The stretch of DNA CAGTAGTATCCATTGTTTTTCAGCACATGGGGCTCGTCATTTCTTTATGGAATTACTTACTTTTATTATTCTGTACAACAACCTCGTTCCAATATCATTGTTAGTTACTCTTGAAGTGGTGAAGTTTATACAAGCAATATTTATCAACTCCGTAAGTGTATTTACTATCTTTTGGATGAAAATTTTCCGTTTCCTGtgattaatttgaatattgggattagtttaaactttaaatATCTTCTATACTTTCATGAACTATGACATTttccaaagactctcaacatcGACACTCCATGGCCTCCTGTTAATATTCAATAAAAGAAGACTCTCCTCATTAATAATAGAAAGCCAACAGACGAAAGTGAAAAAATGCATTACAGTAGAAGAATTAAACAAGTTACAGGTCGACTAAATAAAGTAGTCATTTGTTTGTGGCCACCAGAGCACCCCTCTGTGTCCCCCAAGGGAGACGAGAGCCCAGTTTGAAAATAACCTCCGACACAGTGAATGCTGGGAAAAACGCCTTTCCTATATTTGCTCATATTTTCTGCCTTGCCAAGTATGTTATCTTTATTCTTTCCTTAGGACATTGAGATGTATGATCCAGAGTCGAATACTCCAGCTATGGCTCGAACATCCAATCTCAATGAGGAACTCGggcaaatcaaatatatattttctgataAGACAGGAACTTTAACAAGAAATGTAATGCTGTTTAGGAAATGTACTGTCGCTGGTGTCAAATATGGGTAAGGaagatattttgttcaaatttgtaAAGTAAttggaattgaaatatttttttcacttttggtGTGTATTTACATCCGAAATTTTGCTGTATGGTCTAATCATAGCCTTCTGTAACCTAAGTTCTTTATTATAAAATACTTCGATTGAAATATCAGCACTTGATTTCTTCATCCAAAAGCAAATCCTATTTTCAAATTGACTTAGTATTGCCACTAGTTGTCATGGAATTATTACAAATCCTGATTATGACATTTATTTTGGTTCATATGAATTTGTAGAACTGTTTTTTTAGtgcattggttctcaaacttttcgtAATCTGTGACCCCTTTCGAATGACTCTCAAAACAACCTCCTTATCATCTACAACTACAAATTACCTACTTTTGATTTAAATGTATTTTCATACCATGTTTAGTAATAAAAAAACCAACAAATGGGAATCAAACATAGAAATGTATTACACTCgaataaatttaacaattcaCAGTCAATTTACTCTAATTAATGTAGTCATTGTGAATGGTAGTACATAGCGAATGCCTTTGCTTGTTGCCCTTCGAAAAAACTACTCCATGACTTTCTAGAGGTCTCAGCTCGCAGCCCCGAAGAACCACACACGGCCCCATATGGATACTGAAGGCCCAGTTTGAGAAACTCTGATTTGGTGTGATAATTCTCTACAATCTGTTTCGAttgttttaaatctattcttGATGCTATTCAATCAACGTTTTGGTTCGTTGCAAATTTTTGTTAGAAACAtgatttttatacattttcTAAGTATTTTAGCTTTCATCAATACGCATTTTAAGTAAATGTTGGTTATGAAAATCACTTGTGAAGATATtaccaaacaaatattttcatttcattgcTTCCCATGGTTAGCGATAACAATAAAGGAACATCGGATATGGATTATTCTGATGATATAGTGGATGAATCCAGAGAGGAGTAAGTTGCCATCAGTGTGTAGTTGGATATTGAGAATGCTGCTTATAATTGTGTGTTTGTCATAGTTAATGTTTGGATTCAACATAACATAGAATAGGTATTTTGTGTATTAATTGTGTGAAATTAATGTTAGCGATAACTGATTTACATTATATTTGTGCTACAAGTAAGTGGGGATGGgtattttgaatcgaatatctGAATTCAAATAGTAAAATTCCTAAAATCAGTTCAagcgaaaattttgaattgcgccacgttgttttttttttgtccgtCAAAGGTTGAGATGAATTCctcaatatttttgttgaagCGATATTTTTACAGTGTAATTCTGACTCATTTCTCTTTTCTTCCAAGTGGGTTATttatgaaacatgtttcttattgtaCATTACAAAATAGCGAACTGACTTGAGCGATGGTTTCTATGTTTTCGGTAATTTATGTTCCTAGAAGACCCATCacaaatcaataaaaaagtcacatacagTTTTAAATATCTAAGGTATTGTATTGTagattcaattcaaaaaaaaaaatttgacaagattctgaaatcatcaggtattcgacaTGCCCAGCCCTACTAGTAAAATGTCCTGTGTGCTGAGGTTTTTATAAGACTATAAAATTTCTGGATATTTTTAGTTGATTACTGGTAAAACTACAGTGCATCCCACCCAAATGTAATTAAGATGCAATCATGCTCatttgtttgtaaatgaatatatatatcgcCACTGTAAAACCAAAGTATCTTACgtcacatttttcagaaattgaCGTTTTTGATTTTCTGTCATATCAAACCATTTAGTCTGTCGTAGTCTGGCTTTCGTGTACAATTTAATACTTTATGAAgtgtacaaaaatatatatgttacaATAATACCGAAAAGGTAAATAATATTAGTACAGCACAAAGGTTCTTACTCAGCTTGTTTAATAATCCTTGTTTAGAATTTCCTCGTCTTAGAAATTAAATAGTCTAATTAGTTTTATTCATCATGCATGATTCGGTGAATCAAACCttatatttgtcaatttttatgtaaatattttgtaatatatttgtatgtaataaatacaataaGTGCCTCAAAAGTTTACATAGCGTCAGCAGTTTCACAGCACAGTACTTTCTGGTGTGCCATTGTTATGTAAAATATACTGATTTGAGATGTGGTTTTGCCTCCTGGAATTCCAATTATATTGTGTAATATTTCATTAGAATGTTATGAAATAAGCAATTATctattttgaattattgaatatatcatTCCATACCGCGGTATGTGGTGTTTTACCACTGAAAATTCTGCATATGATTAATTGTACACAAGCTACCATTGTCAGACTGAGGCCAtcttttaaaagttttatttactGGTAGTTAGTCTGTGTGTGCTCCGGTGCTTGTTCATTATCATTCTGAAGGCTTCTTGAATTTCTTATTATCTGATGTCAATTTTATAATGGCTTCAGATCTCACCCATTGTCATATTGATTGCGTAATTTTCGATACATTAAGGAGACCACAGTTTCATTATGTGCTGGTGTGTGGCACTATAGAACCATGCTATTTCTAGTATTAATTGTTGTGAAAATgcatgttttaaatttttttggaaGAGTAATTTGGgatgcttaatttttgtatatgCAGTTCTTGCTAGTTCAAGTTGTAAATAATTGttagtattttataaataaatttattatgaagattttgaatgaaatgttgAAATTCTTGAAGCATTTTGCAAAGAATTGAATATTATATGAAAggctttttcattttacaacTCATTTATTTAGTCATGTTTCTTCATTTCtaatatgttcaaaaaattccatatttAAATATTCCTGTCTTTAAAAGCTTGGTATAAAATTTCATACTAAACGGTTTTCTGTGCATAGTACACTTCtatttatactattttattttttttttcccaGAGAAAATGAAGACAGTCAATTTGCATTCAATGATCCAGAATTACTAAAGAACCTGCATAATGGGAaggtatgaaatttttttcaacttcaactcaaatttatttagTGCTAGGTTTGAATAACACATCTTTCACTCAAATGTTCCAACAAATTTTCACTTACTCATAAACGTGTAGAGTGTAGACAATCAAGCATTTGCTGAGTGGTTTTTGAGTGCTTTGGTTCAAGCCCTCACTTCAGACTATCACTCTGCCATATTAGAAAGGGTTCGATGAGTTTTGTCGGTCGCATCGAATCGATAAAAAGAAGTGTTCACTGTTCAGTAAAACTGCAGTATTGACAGTAACTTTATCTGACGTGGAGCATTACTAAAGCAAGAACTCaagaaattgaatgaaaaattacaCAATACTATATTGAATATTGACACTAAAAATTCTGAATTTTGTATTGTCATGTAAGAACTAACATTTCATTATAAAATCAATATTAGATTGTATTCCTAATGAGatcaataaatattcagttGCTTAGTGActgtgactgtttttaaaaaacaCAAGGTTTCAAATATCTGCATATTGGAATGCATGTTTTTACTACCCTTTGATagtaattctttttttttaatagcaaAGCGGTACAGCTATCAGACACTTCCTCACACTAATGTCGGTTTGTCACACTGTCGTTCCGGAGAAAGATAGAAGGCCAAACACTCCTTCTGGCGTCCAGTAAGCAGCCAATTTCTGTTTCACTCTATACCTGAGCTTCCGTGGGAAGGaatcaaaaaaagtttttttttagcgGGAAAACATGAAAAACTGAGAAAATTATTGATAGATTTATAAGTGATAGTATTTTTCTATCAGTAAAAGCAAAAACAAAGTAGTTTGTTATATATCCCACAACATAAAATTAAGTACCGTAGTTATAtcagtaaattttatttatcagtaaGCTATTAATTTCCTATCAgtaaaatgcaaaaacaaaatagtttGAAAAGTAAGTATCTGACTTTCATCATGAAATTTTCTGATTAGAATTCCCAAataccaaaaattgaaatgtattaGTCTTAATTTGTAGATAACTATTGAAAGTTATGTGTCTATGTCATACACCAATCAGCGTTTACTGTCAAGTAATGAGCCACCATTATTTAATGTAATATCAGTAGTTCTTGACATTTTATTGGCTAAGCAAatttactcagagatgggtcttctTTACTTCAGAGCGAGTACATGTAACCTTGCTTCAagcaaatttttaataaaaaaaacattttgtatcAAAAACGAACTGCTTGTCTTCCGCTATACAGTTATTAACTAAAAGACAAACAAACTTGCTTAGTCATGATTTATATAGTTCACAAATATTGCATCATGTGCAAAATGAAGCTTACTTATTTGTTGACTATTTATTGAACAAACAGTTCACTTACCCCTTAGTAAACAAGTTTCAATAACATCTTTGTATTTGGTGCAGGTATCAGTCTTCATCACCGGATGAAAGTGCTCTTGTAAAAGCCGCTCAAAAATTAGGATTTGAGTTCACGGAGCGAACACCACAGACTGTTACTGTTGATGTggtatgaataaaatttttgtgattCGATTTCATTTTATGTCAGTTCATTTAAGAATTATACCTGATGAAAGTAGAATATTTTATGATGTTATGGATTTTAAACACCTGAAATATGTTTTTGGACATAACAAAACCAAACATGAGAAAAGATACCGGAAATACCATGATATTTCTCGGGAGGTACTTTTAAAATAACcaaaggctttatatatcttccttAAAAAACTGATTAGTACGGTAATctctcattcttaaatatatttaaggTGAGTAAACTCACGATGTTTTGATCAgttttgggttttctcctactgcggctCTCAAGCAAGATAAAAGTTTTCGGGGCCCTGCATCCTTGGATCACCCTGTGTTATAACatgcatatataaatattttcgcTTATTAATTACCAATAATTCCTATTTAGCTCGGCACCAAAGAAACATACGATGTATTGAATGTATTAGAATTTACAAGCACCAGAAAACGAATGTCTGTAATTGTTCGTACACCAAATGGAAAAATTCGACTGATGTGCAAAGGTGCTGACAATGTAATATATGAAAGGCTGGCGAAAGATTCAGAGTACACAGGTATGTTGATATTTTAGATTAGTTTGTGTAGCTTTCTATTTTCTTCCATTTTCATTAACTAAGACAAGTTGACCcttatatcagtggttcccaaccatttCCAGGCTATTTGTACCCTTGTATTAGTTCACTGGAGAGTTGTCAACCTCTTGGGAATGAATGGACCCCCAGTGATGCTGCGAGAATGTAATTGGATGTTTCAACATTTTAGGATCATAACTTTTTGTAGGAATGCTGTCTTAATAAATTTTTGTGAACAATAAAATCatcaataaaaataactatCTGTTAATTCTGATTTTCTCAAGTTTTCCCAAATGCATGAATTGATGGAAAATAAGTCTTTCATTTTTGAACTAAATTTTAGACTCGACCACTAAACATCTGGAAGAATATGCATGTGAAGGTCTTCGTACATTGTGCTTTGCATACACTGACTTAGATCCAACAGAATATGAGGTATTGAACCTTCTTCACGTATgtagtaatatttattgtttagcTCAGccattctcaaatttttttgccCCGGAACACCCAAGAAATTAGACGGTATGATTGGTGGGTGGTTTCAAAGAAAATTAGCCtatggtaaaattaaaaagtttgctgtaaactttacatttaaaaaattaggccGGCGGTTAACGATATTGAACGATTAACGAAACACCATGCTTTCCAGAGTGGCACGAGGTCTGTCCGCCTGTTTGTTGCCAGTTGGGTGACAAATTTACGACCCGGAGTCGCCTAAATCGTCATATTGTGGAAGAAAATTTTCTTACTGGCCTTGCTTTTCCCATCTGCCTAATTTATACCCTGGGTGAGATGGTGAGCATGATTTGGACCAGAGATATAAATTTGTGATGCCATACATAGTTGTTAGGTACAATCACTATATCACACTTGGAgtcattttatgatattttttaattgtattgtatttatttgtatttaaatgTATTCTTCGTCTAGGAATGGAAAGAGACTTGCTATCAAGCTAGCATCGCTATTAATGACCGAGAACAACGGTTAGAGGAAGCTTAcgaattaattgaaaaaaaattacatctGGTCGGTGCTTCTGCCATAGAAGATAAATTACAAGAAGGTGTTCCAGATACTATATCAAAACTGTCAAAGGCAGAAATCAAAATTTGGGTTTTAACTGGAGATAAACAAGAAACGGCGATAAATATCGGATATTCGTGTCATTTGTTAACAGACTCGATGTCACTTGTTATACTGGATAAAAACGGTCTTGACGTAagttttatcattattttggaatttttgtaTAGCAGGAATGGACAAAATCAAATAATCTGCTGTTTcgaaaaatttttaaattttttttggataATATGTGATATGttctcaatttatttttttgattttcaaaaatataaatggcGTTTTTAGCCATACTGTAAGTgataatttctaaaataaaactattctaAAAATCTAGAACTTCgaatatcgaatatatatatttaatatagaaATAAAGTATAGAATTTTGTGTACATGACATTTTTTCAATAAGCATAAATTTTCGGGCCCCATAAAATGTAGAAGTAGAAGAATGTTAGCTTTCCTAGTGAATATTTTTAAGAACTGAAAATCTGAAATTGATTGGTCGATCAGTTGCGGAGAGTatcgattttttcacaacaacgatcctacaacaacaacaatatctCCAGTAACAAAGCCctataaactttcaatttttacatATCACAGGCAACAAGACAAACAATCCGAAGCGAACTTGCGAATATAGGTACAGATAATATTCgcaaagaaaataatattggTCTGGTTGTCTCTGGGTCAACATTGAAGCATGCGTTAGCTTGCGATACACAAAGTGACTTTTTAGATCTTGCTCTCTCATGCAAAGCAGTTATTTGCTGTAGAGTGTCACCTATGCAGAAAGCAGAAGTTGTAGAATTGGTGAGATTTTTGTATTCTAAGGCAAGGGTTTATATCAAATAATTGATATTGTATTAATTTGGCTTGTAGAATAGAACTATGAACTGTTTAACTGAAActatatatatgattttctGGCTGTTTAATTAATTGCAAACATAATTGCGAATGACCATCTGGATGACCCTTGACCTCAGAATAATTCTTCCTACTTCTTACAATTGCAGTTATTGAGgcttattttgagaaaattttagTTAATTGGAGATTTCAAACCGGTTTACAATGTCCactgagttatttgatttaggttttttcaaatttcggaAACTCAATCAAAAACTGATAAAACACagcaaaattggaaaattaGCTGAAATTCATTCTTTGTCTGGAGCGAATGTTTTAATTGTTACAGCACTGTCGATATCTTGCCAATTAGCCAACGTCAACATAGTGACTAAGAATTTTATGCTCCTGGAAagattttctcaaaatttttatgGAAATATTATCATAAACTAATACTGTATCCCACTTGTTGACATGGTCTGCCTGCATCATCATTTCATGTGAAAAAGCGACAGCTTccatcaaaaaaaatttcttagccatatttgaaaattttttttaacaaaaaagcaTTATCTTCATCATTGATTGATGCCCCGTATTTCAAGGTGTCTGATGCGATTATTATCTGATCTTGAAAGTACTTGAAAAAATGTTACTATTGAATTTTTAGGTGAAAAAGCACTGTGAAGCTATCACATTAGCTATAGGTGATGGGGCTAATGATGTCAGTATGATTCAAGCTGCTCATGTTGGTGTTGGTATCAGTGGTCAGGAAGGATTACAAGCTGCTAATTCATCTGATTATTCAATCGCACAGGTAGATTGCCCAGATTTTAATAAATTGGAAGGCAATGTTGAACTAGAAAGATGTCAGCTCTGAAAATAGTGGGTCCttacatatcattagatatcagtagATGCTTGTACATTGCCTTTTTCGGAGTGAAATGCACAAATAAATGTCCTTCAAAAATTATGTTAATTGGATAGTTGATAATAACTGTAttgcagtggttcttaaccttttactgaccgcgtaccaccgacaaagccCTTTTTTGGGTGGGGAAAAATGGCATAAGAAACACGTTATGGGAGTTTTTTATGTGGCACAACATCCTTTGTGACGTAACACGCAAAATAGACGAAGACTATCTCTAAAAAAGGACTAGTAGCGCTATAAACGTCGTttagcgaatacatacagtatgcAAGATAATGAGAAAACGTTGGCGGCGTATTTCAGCCAACCCAAAAgataattgttgcaataatttaaagcTGCTGGCGTACTACTTGAAAAGCTGCCgtgtaccacaggttgagaaccactgctgtatTGTGACTAATTTGAAGTGCTCTTCATCGGAATTGTTTTACTAGACCAAATCTTATGTTAAATCAATTGTTTTCAGTTCCGTTTTCTCAAGAGATTGCTGCTTGTTCATGGAGCTTGGAACTATAATCGACTTGCGAAATGCATTCTTTTTTcattctataaaaatatttgtttgtatttgaTAGAGGTGAGTGGAAAATGAAAACTGTTTTTAGATTTAGAGGTTCTCATGAATTATAAtatttggaattaaaaaaaaaaaactttggttTTGAACATATGAAGTCCCATTACTCTActagaatttcattttgttttgcttttttatgttcaaaatattctttttcAGTTTTGGTTTGCTTTTGTCAATGGATTTTCTGGTCAGATTTTATTTGAAAGATGGACTATTGCTCTGTACAATGTTGTaagtattaaattaaatatgtcAAATTTTGAGATAGGACTGAGGAATGCCAGAtgcctaataaaattatgggTATCTGCTTTAATATAACGACATTCTTCTGTTCCTTTCAACTATGAATTTGGTTTGGGTTTTGAGAAAGTTTGCTATGAATAAAGAGTTAGAGTTTTGTAAttgtaattaattttataatcaaatttatattatgTGTTCTGCCCTTGATTTGGCTGTGAAGCGAATCAGTTCaagtgttttcaaaattttcaatcagTAAATTCCTTTGGTTGTGAACTCTCCCTTTTAGTCAGTGTAACAatcagacaaaaaaaattatttttgaagttttttccCAAGAACTTCGGTTATGTGGAACTTGcgatatgtgtaccaatatggaggtaactaagtttgttcggttactttacatcaagttgtgtaaagaaactgaaacctatgggcaagggggtagtatattcacttggctaatacaggcagtccccgaacttgtaatagaactaaaataaggaaaatcggaataaaattatggcctaacccgaacatggtacacatactacgggagtaccgaactTGCTATCTCATAGCTGTTTCTCGAGTGTTCATGGCCGGCCAAGTTTGAAGACTGaaaatttttctctttttagCGAGACATAagaatttaatatatttcatttttcagtttttcactGCCTTGCCACCGTTCAGTCTTGGATTGTTTGAAAGAACATGCAGCAGTACCAGCATGATGAAACATCCAGCACTTTATTCAATATCACAACGTGCTGTAAAATACAATGCTCGTGTGTTCTGGACGATGTTCCTTAATTCAGTCATTCAttctttgttgttattttttctgCCTTTACTTATGCTAACTCaaggtttgtgaaattttatttattcatgattATAGATTTTGAACATGGATATTGGGAACTGATTTGTTATTTATGAATAACGAACTACAATTATAGACTATAATTTTTATCTGTTTGTCTTAACCAGTGatgttattcaaaattttaaaaacatgttCTTTTCTGTGTAAAACTCACTAAGAACAGGTTCCCTCAATTCAGAAAACCATGCCAAACTTATAGACCCATAGCAATACAATGTTACATGATATGAACAACTAGAATATCATATCTGTAGGCTACTTTAACGAGACACGATTTACATATATCTGAAACAGGGgtatgcaacattttttgtcggttggccatataaccaacattcagacatttagctgggccacacaaatgTAGTTTTTTCATGTACACAATGGATTATAAAATTcgaattaaaaaattacaattacaaaGGTGACGTATTGAGAGCAATAACACATTAGGTATTTTATCCATGTGAGcacctttttaaacataaattgtCAGATTAAGATTTTATGCTTAATGGGGAGTGTTGACAAAGGCCCTACTGAATGGCTTGatgggccgggttgtggcccgcgggccttcTGTTGCTCATCCCTGATCTTATACATAACTTTACAAGCGCCAAATATATCGCTTATTGTCGCTACAGTGCATATTATTAATTTACTGCGGTCGTCTAATGcctaaaacaaaacaaaaaactagAATAGTTTGCTGATTATCACTGCATTCCAAGAGTAGGTTCTTACGAACCTCATAACTGACTGTGACCGTTATTTAGTTCGTTTTGTTTAACAAtttatcactgtttttcagATATAGCTTTCATAAAGGGATGGACAGGAGGTTATCTATTTTTAGGAAATTTTGTTTATACTGTGAgtataaatgttcatttttgggGCGGTAATGGCTAAAGTGTTAAACTGAACTCTGTTAGCATCGAAGGTTACCCATCTCAGACTCAAATCTCACACTCGGTTTCAATAATTGGACATGAAGTGAAACAGATGAATTGAACTGTTatcgcttttctcattcacTAAAGGAccaatttctttaaattttcGTTGGTTAAAGATTGAATTTTCCTCTAGAaggccattacttttatttattcgtaaattttctatgaatcctatggctatgagatctgatatttcatcctaaatttaggtatatttttatttttcatgggAATGCGGGTTTGGATCCGCAAAGCGTGACTGCTGTTTCTGGGTTGTCACGGCGTTACACGAAACATTGTTTTGGACTTTGTGTCCTTATaattgagcatcgctctcttatTGAGTAGGCAATTCAGAAGGGCacaattgaaattatatttttgtacttCCAAAAATAGTGGACTTTTACTTATTGTTAGAAATCAGCgggtgaaaatattcaaatatatagatAGTTATCAGTGAATGAGTGTACATGGCTTGTGAATGTGTGTACATGTTTGAGTGAATTagcgtttaaaaaaatttagaatttgtgCGCATGTTACCTTTTTCTCTCTGCAgtgttgtttttatttatcaCTTCCAACAATCTTAATAAAATGAGTAATCTGTAATAGCTTTCGTTTTCCTTTTGAGTATCATAAATTTTATCACATCAACATGTTTTTAACTACGCGAACATTACCTCATACATAACCCAGCccaaatgaataaaattgtgatttttttcaGTATGTTGTTATCACGGTGTCTCTGAAAGCTGCTCTTGAATCTAACACATGGACTGTTGTAAGTATTAGTCTTGTTTGTATATTCCTGGACAAAACTggtcaaaatattattagaTTTTCAATTCTTGGATATTTATCACATTTTATGATTcatattgattttgaatatattaatatacTATTCAGCTTGCTTGGAGTGTCCAATCTAATGTTCTATGATAAGTGGTAACCCATGCTAAATTTATCAACACCAGGTCACCATATTAAGTCCCTAGTAAAATTTCTATATGGTACTGTCATGAGTATTGTccttaattttgaataaaactattt from Styela clava chromosome 14, kaStyClav1.hap1.2, whole genome shotgun sequence encodes:
- the LOC120341670 gene encoding phospholipid-transporting ATPase IB-like isoform X2, which encodes MMNFIGKTWNRLTGYGEAEDSSTDSSHMAERRVLYVRSDFQEKKFCGNKISTGKYNFLTFLPRFLFEQFRRAANIFFLIIVILQQIPDVSPTGRFTTIVPLTFILLVAAIKEIVEDYKRHRADDNVNNRKILIFRDGEWRAMKWTKVVVGDVVKVINGQFFPADLILMSSSEPQAMCYIETANLDGETNLKIRQGVQQTGNITTSEELNNFNGKVECEAPNRHLYEFNGNLQIENERPIAIGGDQILLRGAMLRNTQWVFGIVVYTGHDTKLMMNANRAPLKMSNVDKTTNMQIWFLMIILIVISLTSAIGSEIWKKTSKIESWYLPDDAHGARHFFMELLTFIILYNNLVPISLLVTLEVVKFIQAIFINSDIEMYDPESNTPAMARTSNLNEELGQIKYIFSDKTGTLTRNVMLFRKCTVAGVKYGDNNKGTSDMDYSDDIVDESREEENEDSQFAFNDPELLKNLHNGKQSGTAIRHFLTLMSVCHTVVPEKDRRPNTPSGVQYQSSSPDESALVKAAQKLGFEFTERTPQTVTVDVLGTKETYDVLNVLEFTSTRKRMSVIVRTPNGKIRLMCKGADNVIYERLAKDSEYTDSTTKHLEEYACEGLRTLCFAYTDLDPTEYEEWKETCYQASIAINDREQRLEEAYELIEKKLHLVGASAIEDKLQEGVPDTISKLSKAEIKIWVLTGDKQETAINIGYSCHLLTDSMSLVILDKNGLDATRQTIRSELANIGTDNIRKENNIGLVVSGSTLKHALACDTQSDFLDLALSCKAVICCRVSPMQKAEVVELVKKHCEAITLAIGDGANDVSMIQAAHVGVGISGQEGLQAANSSDYSIAQFRFLKRLLLVHGAWNYNRLAKCILFSFYKNICLYLIEFWFAFVNGFSGQILFERWTIALYNVFFTALPPFSLGLFERTCSSTSMMKHPALYSISQRAVKYNARVFWTMFLNSVIHSLLLFFLPLLMLTQDIAFIKGWTGGYLFLGNFVYTYVVITVSLKAALESNTWTVFTHVAIWGSILFWFVFFGVYSHFYPVFPIASEMLGQADMVLSCPLFWIGLLLLPLTVLMRDLLWKVLRRTLRKTIVEEVQELERKHFNPRMNILEQARYSLTEKAHLLRNMFGTHLRREGSQSSAESHELPSTSRDDRYISPQHSHHHGFAFSQEERGVVTQSQLIRSYDSTADKPLGK
- the LOC120341670 gene encoding phospholipid-transporting ATPase IB-like isoform X4, which produces MGKDKNASSVLSGTSFRMEDMNAKDGYGEAEDSSTDSSHMAERRVLYVRSDFQEKKFCGNKISTGKYNFLTFLPRFLFEQFRRAANIFFLIIVILQQIPDVSPTGRFTTIVPLTFILLVAAIKEIVEDYKRHRADDNVNNRKILIFRDGEWRAMKWTKVVVGDVVKVINGQFFPADLILMSSSEPQAMCYIETANLDGETNLKIRQGVQQTGNITTSEELNNFNGKVECEAPNRHLYEFNGNLQIENERPIAIGGDQILLRGAMLRNTQWVFGIVVYTGHDTKLMMNANRAPLKMSNVDKTTNMQIWFLMIILIVISLTSAIGSEIWKKTSKIESWYLPDDAHGARHFFMELLTFIILYNNLVPISLLVTLEVVKFIQAIFINSDIEMYDPESNTPAMARTSNLNEELGQIKYIFSDKTGTLTRNVMLFRKCTVAGVKYGDNNKGTSDMDYSDDIVDESREEENEDSQFAFNDPELLKNLHNGKQSGTAIRHFLTLMSVCHTVVPEKDRRPNTPSGVQYQSSSPDESALVKAAQKLGFEFTERTPQTVTVDVLGTKETYDVLNVLEFTSTRKRMSVIVRTPNGKIRLMCKGADNVIYERLAKDSEYTDSTTKHLEEYACEGLRTLCFAYTDLDPTEYEEWKETCYQASIAINDREQRLEEAYELIEKKLHLVGASAIEDKLQEGVPDTISKLSKAEIKIWVLTGDKQETAINIGYSCHLLTDSMSLVILDKNGLDATRQTIRSELANIGTDNIRKENNIGLVVSGSTLKHALACDTQSDFLDLALSCKAVICCRVSPMQKAEVVELVKKHCEAITLAIGDGANDVSMIQAAHVGVGISGQEGLQAANSSDYSIAQFRFLKRLLLVHGAWNYNRLAKCILFSFYKNICLYLIEFWFAFVNGFSGQILFERWTIALYNVFFTALPPFSLGLFERTCSSTSMMKHPALYSISQRAVKYNARVFWTMFLNSVIHSLLLFFLPLLMLTQDIAFIKGWTGGYLFLGNFVYTYVVITVSLKAALESNTWTVFTHVAIWGSILFWFVFFGVYSHFYPVFPIASEMLGQADMVLSCPLFWIGLLLLPLTVLMRDLLWKVLRRTLRKTIVEEVQELERKHFNPRMNILEQARYRIFKKEKPVEPADTAVNFSVPMTPLIKA